Below is a genomic region from Betta splendens chromosome 8, fBetSpl5.4, whole genome shotgun sequence.
ATTTGACACAGAGGTGGCTTTTTTAATCCATTGATGAAAATTACAGACTTTCAAGAAATCTGCAAACTCAAATCCCACCTGGAGCAACATGCCAGTGAGATCGTCATCAGGCCTGACTGGAGGAAGCTGACTGGCAGCTCTCATCACAGAGCTGTGGGGCATTTCCACAGTAACTTTGGCCTTGCTTTTGTCAGAAGAGTCTGAATGAGGGAAATGGCAGATTATGGAataactaaataataataagtgtaTGTAATATGATGTTTAATTGCACATAATGCTTTGATGAATAATAACACTGACctctgtgaggaggaagagaggcgcTCAATAGTGAATGGAAAGTGTGCCCCCCAGTGGCACCTCGCTCATGCTGAACCTCCACCAGGTGGGCCATGTAGTCTGTGGCAGGACACCCATAAAACAAGGTCAGCTAAACATCACGACTATTAACGAGTTCAAATGTCTCAAGAGTAAAATATCTGAGCTTACGTTTGTCCATGATGTTCTCCTCAAGGCTCTGTGGATCGTGGGAAACAGCCTGATCCAGGTACTGCAGGAGTTTACTCATACTGGATACAGGAATGCCAAAGGactgaacaaagagcagcagctgctgaggctccAGGTCTTGCAAAGCTGAGTGAAAAACACATTggtgcattaaaaacaaatatttatttaaatctgtgagcaaccttttatttaattttgtgcattataaaaaaaaaaaaaaaaaaaaaaaaactacctgCGTCAACTAGTCGAGAGACCTCGGATCGGATCATTCTCAGTTTTAGCCAATCAGGAAGGAGAAGAGCCTCCTCGGAGGTATCAACCAGGAAGGCAGTGGGTAGAGGTTTCTTGTCAGGAAACCAAATATCCAAAAGATTGTAGAAATCACTCTCTCCTGTAAATATTGTTTAAAAAGTGGTAGCATGGGAATCGTTATTAAGGCTCCAAACACAACCAACCACAGGAATTCAACTGTAGTCACACAAACGTCAAATAACATATATCTGCTCCCAACTGTTAACCAACCAAATAGTTAAAGCACACATTGTATTGTGTACAGAACTACCTTTGGGCGGCCCCAGAGTCAGCAGGATAACCATAGCATGCACGACAAGAATGTGCATCGTAGCAGTCTCTCCTGTAGTCCAGCGGAGAAACACCTGGTCCTGAGATTCTGACTGGAAAAATAAACAGTGTCTCTAAACATTTACTAGATACTTTACTGTTCTCCAATAAATGCTGACAGACATCAAGGAGGGGGAGATCTTGAGTAGAGAATTGCACCTACTTATTGGTTTCTATTGTATTTATTCTTTCTTAAACTCAGTCTTACATTAAAAGCAGTAGTgtttaataaaattaattttatatCACAATGTGGTTTAGTTAGTTGTTGCTAACCCAGCTGTAAAGATCTTCGCcctcctttgtcttcctcatTCTCCTGATGTAGGCAGAGAAGATGGACAGGAAAGCAGAGAGCACAGCATCAGACTCGGGCCGGGTCGAGTGCTTAGAGAACAGGTTGTTCATGATGGTGGAACGCTCCACAATCAGTCGGGCAACATCCTGCAGGGAGAGATGCGGCGTTAGATTTTATACCAGCACCCCTCAATGAAAGCACCAGCGGCTAGAGGAACGCatgtaatgttttaatgtcAATACCAGAGCCAGGTCATTGTGAGAAGCCTGTTCCTCCactggtgcatgctgggagaggTAGATGAGATAGGCACTGATCGTCAGAGGATCTGTCTCCATGTGAATAGCCttaagagaataaaaaaaaagacatgctTCACAAACTCACTCTAAAGTTCAatttgtgcttctgtttttcATCCACACAACTATGATGCTGTAAGCGTGACCGGTTATCAGCATTTACGTTATTTATCCTTTATTTCTACACTCAgacactgacctgctgcagagccGTGGATGTCATTCCTCTGACACTGTCAAACAGGGGGAGCTTTGGGAGGTCTTGCAGTAGCCACTGATACCCTGGCAAAAGCTCAGCATCTGCTGAGTCATCGTCCATGGGCTgatctctctcctctccatctttCAAGCCTCCTTCAGTCAGCACCAACGACAAACCCTGCACACACGAATGCAATGTACAGGAAATCATTTTATATCTGCAACACGATGCTGCTAGAGAGAGTCTCTATTGTCTGTCAGGTACCTTCATGGCCAAGACTCTTGATGCCACCTGAGAAGAGCTGAGACGACGCAGGAAGTAATCCAGCACttcgcatgttgtctgttcgtCAGCCTTAGCACCCAACAATAGGTCCTGGAGTCGTCCAAGTAGCTGCCTCTGCTTTTGTTGTCTCTAACAGAAAAACATAACAAACATTAACATATAGCTTCCACCCCAATCTATTCAAAGATTAAACTTTATTATCTATATagaaataataatgtgtttgatTTAACAGGTCAGTATACCTGTCTCTTCTTTGCCCTCTGTTCTTTGCTCTCTCCTTCTTCATCGTCTTCTACTGGCAGACTGTCATCCGCAGCATCATGCAGAAGAAATTCACACAGACACTGCACTGGAAGCACGTCCAGAGACCCCTCACTAGACTGAACCAGATCTGCCAACCATGGCATGGACTGAGATGAAGCCTGTGAAACCGGTGAAAATGTGTCAGACAGAAAATCTCTCACCATTTACTACGTTTACTACAAAATCATTCTCATGGCTCTTTCTGGACTTTATATATGGAAACTGATTTACCATACTAATGTTAAAAAGGATGCTTTATTTCATATTACAGAGGGAAGGCTAGATTATGTTCAGATCTGTTATTTTCTTCACTGTTTATAACACAAGCATAATATTCCACAGACTTCTCTGCTGGTTCTATGACACTACCTGTCTCTGGATAATATTGAGAAGAAAGTCTGGGCTTCGGCTGCGGCAGAGGAGATGTCCTAGATGCAGAGACTGGTTGAGGCTTTTCACTTGCTCCTGGACTTGTGGCGGAGGTCGACGCGGAGGGCCCCTGAGTACAAACAAAACACCCATGAACTTTGCAATCCCAGAACATCTTTTACCTAGATCTTAAAAAAGTAGCAGCTGGTCAAGTATAAAACTGTCCAGCCGATAAAGTTTCACTAAACTTTCTCAAACTCAAGTTGCTTACTGCCTTGTCTGCAGACTTTATGCAGCTGCAACGCTTAAATGACACAATTTTGGGTGgaaaacataaatacagtgATCTTACTGTGGGTCCAGGCTTGTAAGTTGTGACAGCAGCAAACTGTTGCTCTCTGTGATGGTCTGTTTGGTGGAGGCTGCTGCCAAGTGGCTCTCGAAGGCCAGAatctcttgtttttctctctgagaAATCTGCAGCTCCCTGTTGATCATCTCTGTCTTCGTGTCTTCATCCGCAATGGTGCAAGGAGGGTAGCTATAGTTACTATGGAATCATATAGAGACGTGTTAAGTTTCAGCAGGCGTGTTACTATGTTATAGTCTGTGCATACTAACTTACTTTGTCATAACCATCTCCATGAGCATTTTCAGTGTAGGATACCCATCCCAGGCAGCCAggcctaaaaaagaaaaagcagataCCACAGTTCAATTCCTTTTTTAATATTGTGAAATGTGATCTTGTCTATATGAGACATAAATTTGACTTTACCAATCCTCTGGGGATTAAATGCAGCCACCACAAGCAACAGGAGCCATGCTTTCCAATAGAGCGTGGAGATCGCCAGGTTTGGTGGTTGGTACCTTGAATGTTAAGCCATTTGTTATTTCAGAAACTAGAGATCAACAACAGCAGTGAGTGttctgaaaacacattttttatacCCTGCTGGCAGCTGAATGTTCTCTGGGTGGTGGTAAGTACACAGATTCAACACTGCATCAATGAGCTGGATCCTCTCCACTCTCAGAACCTCTAGGTCTGTTAAAGAAGAAAGAGTCAGATCTATGGCATCAAGTGTGCAACAGTTACACTGAAAATCACATCTCATCTAAACTTTCCTAGAATTATTTTTAccaactaaaatgtaaataacaatATACCAGTTCAAACACTATTTATAGTAACTGTTCAAAGGTTCTAACAGTGAGTCATTTACACAGCTTTAAGGGGGATCATGCAGTGGAGCTTCACATACCATCCGACTGAACTCCAGCAGCTCTCTTAACCAGGTGGTCCGCAAGCTCCATGGCATCCGCTGGGCCCAGGGGCAAATCACGAGACAGTCCGATCACCAGGATTCGCATCAATGTGTCCTCCAACAAAGGAACCTCTGAGCACAGGCGAaggaaaaaactaaaaaaaaggaagTAACACATCAGTTTGCTTTAGccacagtgaacaaacaaaagcttgatTTCTAAGTTGGGGAGGAGAACTCACTTTCTGTCACTTTCAGGGGGCCAGTTGTCCCACTTGTAATAGGTTTCAGGTTGCTCAGTGAAGAGCACTTTGTGAAGGCTGTAAACATAAGAAGCACAAGATAATGAATACATATTGGTGGGACATGACTGTGTCCTTTGACCAACCATCAGAATGGACACGTTCAGACACTGACCAGTGGACATAGTCTTTTGCACCAACTTTGCTGATGGTGGGAACCACTGTGTGAAGCCACCACACAGCATCTCTCTGGATGGCAGCTATCTGATTCTGAAATGACCTTAAAATCTCCAGatcttaaaaaaaagacacatacacacacaactttACAGTAATTACCTATAacactattaataataatgcgtgtttattaataactaataataaacacGCAAAGAAACCAAATGTCAGTCActcacttttcttttctcctttgtcCCATGCAATGCCAGCTTCTTTAACCTGAGCAGTGATGCCCAACATCATGGAGACGGTCAGTAAATCCGTCACCTGAATAACAAACCGCTCctgtgggagaaaaaaagaatTTACAGTCCAGAGAAGCgtgtaaatgtgacatgtaAATAGCcatgaaaaatgtatttttatatggTCATACTTTGAATTCCATTTCCACATAGCTGgcctcctttctctcctgcaTTAAACCAAAGCAGAAGGACTGGAAGTTAATCTCATGCTTGGTCTGTTTGATTATCTCTCGCAGCAAAGCTCGAGAGGCACGAAGGTAATCGTCCTTATTGGTGAGCAAGTCCTGGAACACCATCGCCAAAAActacaggaaaaaagaaaagatggattttaattaaataactcAATTTAAGTACTAAACTCAAAGCAAGTCAAATTAATATTAACAGACATTATCGAggtattaaattaatatttctgttttcataGTCTCTAGTTTTACCTTCGGGGCCTGCTCTGGGCTGTGCTGTAGCACAGTGTGAAGGACTTGCATGTTATTGGGATTCCTGGCATTAGACAGCTCATTAAATATCACCAGCTTCACCATAGTGGCCAGGTTGTCTCTGTGTGCATTGAGCAGCTCCCTGGATAATCACAAACACCTGTTAGTGTCAGTTGCTGAGTGCAAAACAGAATAAACACGGCACAGAGACTCGGCCGACCTGACACACAGCATGTAGTGGTTGAGGAGGACTTTGGGTTTGAGTCGAATCTTGATCAGGTTGGATATGACTTCCATGTCATCTGTTCCATGGGTGTTACAGTTCATGCACAAGGACATGAGAAGGTCTTGAGCCGGTCGAGTCAgctgcatacacacacaaaaaaagttaTTGTAATACTTATtacactgaaataaaaaagaacTGCACTAAGAAACATAGTGGAtacattgttttagctttaggTTTGCTCTCTGATAGTTGTGATTggcatatataataataataataataataataataataataataataataataataataataataataataataataataataataatcctctCACCTTTGGGTTCTGGAGCCACATCTCCAGCCTCTGCACAGCCATGAGTCGTGCTTCTTTGTAGCCACAAGTAGCTGCGAGCAGACGAAGCAGGTTTCTAGACACATTGTCCATCGGTTGCCTGCGGTTCAACTGATCCCTCAGGACATCAAGCACATAGTCCTCCACACTCTCAGCCAGTTCGTCATACCTGCAATGCAACAGATTGTAGAATAAAATCTAAATCTGAACATAAACTCCTACACAAATCACATTAGTTTAtctagaataaaataaataccttGGCATAACCTGCCCCTCATCTTCAGGGCTGAGTTTCTCCTCTGCAATGAGCAATTCAGTCTGGCTGTCATCCTCATCTGGGGTTGAGGGATGAGGACTGCTGCCTAAAAGATTAAAAAACCAATATATCCAATCAGTCATCTTTCCTGCATCAGTACTCTTAGTCTGAACAAGCCAGCGCGTCTTTTCATTACGCTATACCTGCACTGAGGTCTCCGCCAGAGCGGCCGGTGTCAGCCTGCAGGAGCATACTCTTTGGGGGCATCTTTGTGCCAAAAGCAGTTTGGATGTTGTCAACAAAATTCTTACAGTGAGAACTGTCCACCCAGATTCTTTCACCCAGGGAGTCCTCAATGTACACCTGAATTGACAAATGCAATAGCGTTCATATacacctttaaaaaaacaataaaagaatacATGTTTGCATTAAAAAGTGTTCTCACTTTGACAAAAATCTCTGGCCAGTTCTCATCCTCCTCATAGGCTGCCATTAGCAAATTACAAGCAAGAACAGACACCAGGCTGTTTCCCTTTGCTTTAAAATTGATTGAAGCATCCCGACGTAAAAGGCTGCACAAAgcctaataaaaaaaattaaaaacctCGTGTTAGCTAATAAAAAGACAATGAAATCCTTAGAATAGATCTGAAAATTTCCCAAAGtttacatatattttacatAATGACTGCATCGGCCATCTCACCTCAATAATCCCTTCAGTGGCAAAAACATTGGGCTTGATTTTTGCCAGGAACATCAGACTGAGATACAGCGTGATGTCAGGCTTGGCCCGGTTCAGTTTCAGTTGTTTTACCGCTCCACACAGCAGTCCCTCAATGCGATCATCATTTCCTTCTGACTCTGCTGCCTCAATCTCATCTAACAGCACCGATGGAGACACTAGAAAAATAAATGGAGGAGTTTTAACTTTTCTTCCAACTATGGTAACACGTTAAATTTTGCTTTTGTACTTTCAATGTATTCTTTGGAAGATTATCTCAGACAGTCACTGATGTACCTTCAATAGGTACCACAGACGGCTCCTTTATTGAGGGCGATATTGCCCTCTTGTCCACAGCTGCAACATCAGCGAGTCGTCCAATGGCACTGACGGGAGGGGTAGTGGAGAGTTTCGGCCGCTTGGCGAGGGTGGACAGCCCTGAAGACGACGGTATAGTGGAAGACGTCTCTCTCTTACGGTCTGCAGGTAAACCAGTGGATGGTGGCTTCAGGAGGACGGGCGGGGCTTTGGGCTCTCCTCCCTGGCTCTTTGATCCAAGAGCTATAAAATCTCCTGGTGGGGGGTGACCTTAAAAGCAAAGACATTAGCAAGATGTGTATTTATCAACTTTACTTCTGTCATAATCATGTACCAGGAACctaaaggcagctgttcacagctgCCCCCATACCtgatggttttgcagcactggggCGCCTGAGAGTTGGAGGCTTGGGACGATTCATCTTGTGTAACAGGCACAAATCCAAATCAATTTCAGAGCTAGTTCCGCAGTTGTCATTACCTAAATTTGACGACTCTTTATATCTGAAAAGAATGAAAGACAGGATAGACCACGTAAGCCAAATCACATTAAGCTAGCGTTAGCCCTGCTTCTAAAGTTGGGCAAATAATCAATACATTTCTATAACAAACGACCACACAAGATTAATAACATTagacaaacaaactaaatgcaGACACAAGGTCGTATGTACTTCCTCCCAAAAAtctatacaataatataataatagcgTTGTAGACAATGAATAAATACTGCCAACAGGCTAAATACATCATATACAGCTAAACGTAGCTAATGCTACATAACAATTACATTTCGGTTAGCGTTATTTACCATAACGTTGTGTAGCGCCGACAGCAACTGGCCATTAAGATACTAACACATAAACTTGAATAAAAAGACTTGTAACATGTAACCACTTTCATTAAACGGATCAATCTTATCGCTGTATTGTTAGCCGTCTCAAAGctaacagacagacagtgatagtagcttctgcttcttcttcttcttcttcttcttcttcttctttttctagTGGCCAACATGTTTGTGCTCACCGCCACCTAGTGTCCAGGAGCGTCTATTACACACTGAAAACACATCGAGGCAGTTTTAACTCGACACAGTATTAactagaaatgttttttttcgtaataatagaaaataaataaattagaaaccatctatatatctatatctatataccACCTATGTTTCAAATGGTGATTCAGCATAAAGCAGCTAACATTAGAAGATTTGCAGACAAACAGAACTAATTAGTTTAAAAAGCTGTTGAAGTTACTAATTTACTTGGTTACATAATTTACTTCCATATAGATTCACTAGATAACATAATACAATGAAGAAACTTTAGGCATATTAGCAATGATGTGGTCCACAGTTCCTTACTGCAATAGCAAGAGTTGTCCAGTAGGTGTCATCAGGTTCACTGCGTGAAACACCTCTGCAGAgacatttcaaacatttttaagAACAGTTGCTTTTAATTTGGTGGAGCCAGTACTTGGGGCGACACCATTAATGTCACTGTCGGCAGAGAAAAGTTGTTTATGAAAATAAGGACCTGTTGGCCCATCGCAATGTGCTGATGTGCTGAAAAAagtctgatgctgatgctgcacatTGATTTCATAGTTCAGAGCTTTAACACGTGGTGGCAGCAGTCTCCATTCTACTGCACAAAGTGATCATTTCAATGTGGCACTTCTAGCTCACTACAGTACAAATTCAAATGTAAAAGAAACATCTCAATAAATCAAGCTCTGTTGGCTCCATCCACAAACCTCAAGAGGAAATAGCGCGataaaataaaaccaacctGATGACAAATAGCTGCAACATATGCAAATGTAATTTGGGGGCATTTAATTCACCAAGGTTcagattcttttgtttttgagtCATAAAGCGAGAAGCATCTGACAGTGAGTCACGCGTTTAGACAACACAAATGCAAGGTTTCAAGGTTTTCTCGTTTTCTAGTGTAGGTGTTCTAGTGTTTCAGCCCAGCAACTCCTTTCATTCTTTCAAACTTTCCATGCCTGAGGAAAACAGAGTCCATCAAAGCTTTACAGCCCTTAATAATGTCCATATTTAGTCCCGCCCATGGTCAACGGCAGTGATTTGCTCATTCCTTCAACATTACTCAGCTCTGACGACACCGTTGAGTAAAATCAGGTAACTTTCAAGCACTGCGCTCCAGAAGCTGAACATCAGCCTTAAACCAGTCTGTGGCCTGATCCGAGACCTGCCACCTCTCACTACTACTGTAACTGCACCAGGCTCGTTCCCATGCAGCAGCTCCAACCTGCCAACTGGTTACGTAAAGTGTTTTCATATGAAACACATTTTGGTGAAGTCAGTGGAATGTTCAGTCAGTGTTCCAAATTAAGTCTTGTGTCATGTGGGAAGTCTGCAAATCTGCAAAAACAATTGTCTTATTTTTTGAAATCACACAGCGTCCACGCGGTGCCAGGGGCTTCGTAACGTGTCCGACATTCTCAGTCAAACGCCCCGCGAACAATGCGAGAACGCGCCGAGGGACAGAACGGGGCCGTTAAGATTCACAGTCTGCTTTTGTTTGGCAGCTCTTAGTCGCCGCGTTTCAACCGTTTGCGTGGTTTCACTAGTTAATAATTTGGAACatttggaagaaaaaaaacatcaacaacaacagg
It encodes:
- the ints1 gene encoding integrator complex subunit 1 isoform X3, whose protein sequence is MNRPKPPTLRRPSAAKPSGHPPPGDFIALGSKSQGGEPKAPPVLLKPPSTGLPADRKRETSSTIPSSSGLSTLAKRPKLSTTPPVSAIGRLADVAAVDKRAISPSIKEPSVVPIEVSPSVLLDEIEAAESEGNDDRIEGLLCGAVKQLKLNRAKPDITLYLSLMFLAKIKPNVFATEGIIEALCSLLRRDASINFKAKGNSLVSVLACNLLMAAYEEDENWPEIFVKVYIEDSLGERIWVDSSHCKNFVDNIQTAFGTKMPPKSMLLQADTGRSGGDLSAGSSPHPSTPDEDDSQTELLIAEEKLSPEDEGQVMPRYDELAESVEDYVLDVLRDQLNRRQPMDNVSRNLLRLLAATCGYKEARLMAVQRLEMWLQNPKLTRPAQDLLMSLCMNCNTHGTDDMEVISNLIKIRLKPKVLLNHYMLCVRELLNAHRDNLATMVKLVIFNELSNARNPNNMQVLHTVLQHSPEQAPKFLAMVFQDLLTNKDDYLRASRALLREIIKQTKHEINFQSFCFGLMQERKEASYVEMEFKERFVIQVTDLLTVSMMLGITAQVKEAGIAWDKGEKKNLEILRSFQNQIAAIQRDAVWWLHTVVPTISKVGAKDYVHCLHKVLFTEQPETYYKWDNWPPESDRNFFLRLCSEVPLLEDTLMRILVIGLSRDLPLGPADAMELADHLVKRAAGVQSDDLEVLRVERIQLIDAVLNLCTYHHPENIQLPAGYQPPNLAISTLYWKAWLLLLVVAAFNPQRIGLAAWDGYPTLKMLMEMVMTNNYSYPPCTIADEDTKTEMINRELQISQREKQEILAFESHLAAASTKQTITESNSLLLSQLTSLDPQGPPRRPPPQVQEQVKSLNQSLHLGHLLCRSRSPDFLLNIIQRQASSQSMPWLADLVQSSEGSLDVLPVQCLCEFLLHDAADDSLPVEDDEEGESKEQRAKKRQRQQKQRQLLGRLQDLLLGAKADEQTTCEVLDYFLRRLSSSQVASRVLAMKGLSLVLTEGGLKDGEERDQPMDDDSADAELLPGYQWLLQDLPKLPLFDSVRGMTSTALQQAIHMETDPLTISAYLIYLSQHAPVEEQASHNDLALDVARLIVERSTIMNNLFSKHSTRPESDAVLSAFLSIFSAYIRRMRKTKEGEDLYSWSESQDQVFLRWTTGETATMHILVVHAMVILLTLGPPKGESDFYNLLDIWFPDKKPLPTAFLVDTSEEALLLPDWLKLRMIRSEVSRLVDAALQDLEPQQLLLFVQSFGIPVSSMSKLLQYLDQAVSHDPQSLEENIMDKHYMAHLVEVQHERGATGGHTFHSLLSASLPPHRDSSDKSKAKVTVEMPHSSVMRAASQLPPVRPDDDLTGMLLQIFPLKVDPRWPGPPPSQLSLALQQALAKELMRAKQGQIQQGGLSYRLLQAIAALLTSTHAGPIVMSMHRSHALSCPLVRQLHLYQRLVSQDVTFSSLFLKVIVEMLIWLDNPTVEEGPLKTLLKSFAGQNAHKHRHSDVRTAFLHLAEALAYRRDTEVPLRAVIAMLKAGERCNAEAELISKVLHGLMEVRSPYLEELLSLLMTVGTQNGTAGPVAMVISLLLQENEERAVKKEADSNNSEVTKSGLSFGLLVDWLEHLDPEVTSVCPDLQQKLLFALNKARGTPAYRPYLLALLTHQSNWATLLQCIGALLSKRRDYKLDPSSALDFLWACSHIPRIWQGRDQKIPQKKTEKFVLRLSSEELISLVDLILSELELSAHNSPHSDRSNTEQASCSLIQSRLPLLHSYCNGDLENIKNISEYLINCIKKWDDSAMSKRCQNLLLQIYLHFPEVIQHITLPEGTFSSGGAADGSSCKLDVLVHRLVTLLADVGESKSAEGRVSDANLACRKLAVSHPVLLLRHLPMIAGLLHGRIHLNMYEFRQQNHMTFFSNVLAILELLQPLVFQSDHQRALQDCLLSFMKVLQRTRSPLVFINKFLQFTQKYITHDAAAAIPYLQKHSDILQGLCAENPDLVQLKSLLAGLTLPLRSSSVEVTAEEKDDDVSTGSLALVNISASVSLSAADMTMYLKKMSRGEAVEDVLEVLTEVDEKSRRSPEIIQYFTNDLQRLMASSEELCRNMAFSLALRCIQNNPCLATDFLPTFMYCMGSGNFDVVQTAIRNLPEYVLLCQEHADILLHKAFLVGIYGQIDTSSMIAESMKVLHMEATT